The Bradyrhizobium ottawaense genome window below encodes:
- a CDS encoding helix-turn-helix transcriptional regulator: MLDRPAQLATRYVRTPEAARLLGISPRTLEKYRCHGNGPTFRKLGGRVVYAIGDLEAWADQAACSSTSDPRYLEARAAGNAHR; encoded by the coding sequence ATGCTCGACAGGCCTGCGCAACTCGCCACCCGTTACGTGCGCACCCCCGAGGCCGCGCGCCTCCTCGGCATCTCGCCGCGCACGCTTGAAAAATATCGCTGCCATGGCAATGGCCCGACTTTTCGCAAGCTCGGCGGCCGCGTTGTCTACGCCATCGGCGATCTCGAAGCCTGGGCCGATCAGGCCGCCTGCAGCTCAACGTCGGATCCGCGCTACCTCGAAGCGCGCGCCGCCGGCAACGCGCATCGCTAA
- a CDS encoding exodeoxyribonuclease I, translating to MSFVFFDTETTGLKRGFDQILHFAAVRTDENLNEVARFETRSRLQPHVLPHPSALRTNGLPIESLTDSSLPSHYTMVGDIRRTLISWSPAVFVGFNSIRFDEEMLRHALFQCLYPAYLTSNHRNCRADALSLVMAADAVSPAQLVVPVSEEGRRTFRLQQLAAANGVAHARAHDAMSDVLATLELSRLVYRRSPELWQRFVRFSNKATVADFIEVEDGFVLTEFFGGQAYHTSVVCIGRDPDQANGRLCLSLNEDMGRLAAMSDLELQVHLTQKPSPIRRFRINAAPTLTAFYDAPEHMLDGGSMGATGDRACLMKADTGLCARLVAAYMAAREPYALSPHLEERIYSGFPGPADEARIAAFHDARWEDRLAIVQGMEDERLRWFGLRLIYFEARSVLPEPTRLEVERYLTDQMTGDGSGCLTIDQAMAETERVLGEFASPDDLLIQYRTYLQDRLARLEAYRTRLIA from the coding sequence ATGAGCTTCGTCTTTTTCGACACCGAGACGACGGGGCTTAAGCGTGGCTTCGATCAGATTCTCCACTTCGCCGCTGTTCGCACCGATGAAAACCTGAACGAGGTGGCTCGGTTCGAGACGCGCTCGCGCCTTCAGCCACATGTGCTTCCCCATCCTTCGGCGCTTCGGACGAACGGATTGCCGATCGAGTCGTTGACTGATTCCAGCCTGCCGTCGCACTACACCATGGTAGGAGATATTCGCCGGACCTTGATTTCCTGGAGCCCTGCGGTTTTCGTCGGCTTCAACTCCATCCGCTTCGACGAGGAGATGCTGCGCCACGCCCTCTTCCAGTGCCTATATCCGGCATATCTGACAAGTAATCATCGAAACTGCCGCGCCGATGCGCTCAGTCTGGTGATGGCCGCCGATGCCGTGTCGCCTGCGCAACTAGTTGTGCCGGTCAGCGAAGAAGGGCGGCGGACATTTCGCTTGCAACAGTTGGCGGCGGCAAATGGCGTCGCACATGCTCGGGCACACGACGCGATGTCCGATGTGCTTGCGACGCTCGAACTGAGCCGATTGGTCTATCGAAGGTCTCCGGAGTTGTGGCAGCGCTTCGTGCGCTTCTCGAACAAAGCGACCGTCGCGGATTTCATTGAGGTCGAAGACGGCTTCGTGTTGACCGAGTTTTTCGGCGGCCAAGCTTATCATACGTCGGTCGTCTGCATCGGCAGGGATCCCGATCAGGCCAATGGCCGGCTTTGCTTGAGTCTCAACGAAGACATGGGCCGGCTTGCCGCGATGAGCGATCTCGAACTGCAAGTTCATCTGACGCAGAAGCCAAGTCCGATTCGTCGCTTCAGGATCAATGCCGCGCCCACGCTGACGGCGTTCTACGACGCTCCCGAGCATATGCTGGATGGCGGTTCGATGGGCGCCACCGGAGACCGGGCCTGTCTCATGAAGGCGGACACTGGTCTGTGCGCGCGGCTTGTGGCTGCTTACATGGCTGCGCGCGAGCCCTACGCATTATCTCCGCACCTCGAAGAGCGCATCTATAGCGGCTTTCCCGGTCCTGCTGATGAGGCACGCATTGCCGCGTTCCACGATGCGCGATGGGAGGACCGCCTCGCGATCGTCCAGGGCATGGAGGACGAGCGACTGCGCTGGTTCGGGCTCCGGTTGATCTATTTCGAAGCGCGCTCGGTTCTCCCCGAACCTACTCGATTGGAGGTCGAGCGCTACTTGACCGATCAGATGACAGGCGACGGTTCGGGCTGCCTCACCATCGATCAGGCGATGGCAGAGACGGAAAGGGTGCTTGGCGAGTTCGCCAGTCCAGATGATCTTCTGATCCAATATCGCACGTATCTGCAGGATCGACTGGCGCGGCTTGAGGCCTATCGGACACGGCTGATTGCCTGA
- a CDS encoding helix-turn-helix transcriptional regulator yields the protein MTESKFLTPEEVSARYRGEVSVGTLRNWRAMRTGPAYIKIGKAVLYPVDELDAWDRGNLVICSASKELNVS from the coding sequence ATGACGGAGTCCAAATTCCTGACACCGGAGGAAGTGTCTGCACGATACCGTGGCGAGGTCTCCGTGGGTACGCTGCGGAATTGGCGCGCAATGCGAACTGGGCCTGCATACATCAAGATCGGCAAAGCCGTCTTATACCCGGTGGACGAGCTTGACGCATGGGATCGGGGAAATCTGGTGATTTGTAGTGCGTCGAAAGAACTGAACGTGAGCTAG
- a CDS encoding ImmA/IrrE family metallo-endopeptidase encodes MRDADPGRAREAARSILREFGVSAPPVPVERIIKSRKIVLQYAPLEEDLSGMAYIKDGIGIIGVNALHHPNRQRFSAAHELAHHVLHDEDIRQAVHVDKGIRVLFRDDISALGTEPIEIEANAFASELLIPGDLLAAVLEGGGVDLEDEAAIEGLARRFRVSPAAMRFRLTRW; translated from the coding sequence GTGAGGGACGCTGATCCAGGTCGAGCGCGCGAAGCTGCGCGCTCGATCCTTCGGGAGTTCGGCGTTTCAGCGCCGCCCGTCCCTGTCGAACGCATCATTAAATCGCGCAAGATCGTCCTTCAGTACGCACCGCTGGAGGAGGATCTTTCGGGCATGGCCTATATCAAGGACGGCATCGGCATCATCGGCGTCAATGCGCTACATCATCCCAACCGCCAGCGTTTTTCCGCCGCCCATGAACTCGCCCATCATGTGCTGCACGACGAAGACATCAGACAAGCCGTTCACGTCGACAAGGGGATACGCGTTCTCTTCCGAGATGATATCTCAGCGCTCGGAACCGAACCGATAGAGATCGAAGCCAACGCCTTCGCCTCAGAGCTGTTGATCCCCGGCGACCTCTTAGCCGCCGTCTTGGAAGGCGGTGGTGTGGATCTCGAGGACGAGGCAGCGATTGAGGGTCTCGCGCGCCGGTTTAGGGTAAGCCCGGCGGCGATGCGTTTCCGGTTGACTCGTTGGTAG
- a CDS encoding nucleotidyltransferase domain-containing protein codes for MSNFPSLRRDDRPDDPFADPLDAVLAELAINIQLPPGLHAKAVERYEAVRRYIERPGSPLEGRVACFYPQGSMAIDATTSTRGTDDEYDLDIVAEIEGPDLGPEALLDDLEAALESYPVSKVVRQTRCITLYYADGMHLDITPSRRRAPKEKEGEIPHAKKGTRSDPARYVPMNSYAFGKWYCARTPTEERFALALNRQLYEQAGIAFAAADVEDVPPQTPLIIKSVTTVALQLIKRHRNIAYATETGRIPPSVMLSCHAGHAARPGMRLAEMLIRQARWTARAIDDAAKRGQLLVVPNPEFPVERFTDRWPESQLQQTTYSRHLHTLANGLEAARTGDVQLEDLQEWLRGQFGDRVVTRSVKAFNQRLGRQVQSRQHGYTRSGGLFVPAAPAIIGAATSLAPVAARAHTNMGERR; via the coding sequence ATGTCGAATTTTCCGTCCCTGCGCCGCGATGATCGGCCTGATGATCCCTTTGCCGACCCGCTGGACGCGGTACTCGCCGAGCTTGCCATCAATATTCAGCTTCCGCCCGGCCTGCATGCCAAGGCGGTCGAGCGATATGAGGCGGTCCGACGCTACATCGAACGACCCGGTAGTCCGCTCGAAGGCAGGGTCGCCTGCTTCTATCCCCAGGGCTCCATGGCAATCGACGCAACCACGTCGACCCGCGGCACGGACGACGAGTACGATCTCGATATCGTCGCCGAGATCGAAGGCCCCGACCTCGGTCCCGAGGCGCTGCTGGATGACCTGGAAGCCGCACTCGAGAGCTACCCGGTAAGCAAGGTCGTGCGCCAAACTCGGTGCATCACGCTCTACTACGCCGACGGCATGCATCTTGACATTACGCCGTCGCGGCGGCGGGCGCCGAAGGAGAAGGAAGGCGAGATCCCGCATGCGAAGAAGGGGACTCGCAGCGACCCGGCGCGCTATGTGCCGATGAACTCATATGCCTTCGGGAAGTGGTATTGCGCCCGAACGCCTACCGAGGAGCGGTTCGCGCTGGCGCTGAATCGTCAGCTGTACGAACAGGCCGGAATCGCCTTCGCCGCAGCGGACGTCGAGGACGTTCCGCCGCAAACGCCGCTCATCATCAAGAGCGTGACGACGGTCGCGCTGCAGCTAATCAAGCGGCACCGCAACATCGCCTACGCGACCGAGACGGGCCGGATCCCGCCATCGGTGATGTTGTCGTGCCATGCCGGCCATGCCGCCCGTCCGGGCATGAGGCTTGCGGAAATGCTGATCCGGCAGGCGCGCTGGACGGCCCGCGCGATCGACGACGCCGCGAAGCGCGGCCAGCTCCTGGTCGTGCCCAACCCCGAATTTCCGGTCGAGCGTTTCACCGACCGTTGGCCAGAATCTCAGCTGCAACAGACAACCTATTCTCGCCACCTGCACACCCTCGCTAACGGGCTCGAAGCCGCCCGCACCGGCGACGTGCAGCTGGAGGACTTGCAGGAGTGGTTGCGCGGGCAGTTCGGGGACCGGGTCGTCACGCGTTCTGTCAAAGCTTTCAACCAGCGGCTCGGGCGCCAAGTTCAATCACGGCAGCATGGTTATACGCGCTCCGGCGGCCTGTTCGTTCCCGCCGCGCCGGCGATCATCGGCGCGGCGACCAGCCTGGCGCCAGTCGCGGCTCGCGCACACACCAACATGGGAGAGCGCCGATAA
- a CDS encoding DUF736 domain-containing protein — translation MATIGTFKKTGNNEFNGEIVTLSLQARNVRIVPETSRSGDNAPSHRIYVGRVEIGAAWSKRSNEGRDYLGLKLDDPSFTAPIFANLFADEEGEGFSLIWSRPNRRNGD, via the coding sequence ATGGCGACCATCGGCACCTTCAAGAAGACCGGCAACAACGAGTTCAACGGCGAGATCGTCACTCTCTCGCTCCAGGCGAGGAACGTCCGCATCGTCCCCGAAACCAGCCGCTCGGGCGACAACGCCCCCAGCCACCGGATCTATGTCGGCCGGGTCGAGATCGGGGCCGCCTGGTCCAAGCGCTCCAACGAAGGCCGCGATTATCTCGGCCTCAAGCTCGACGATCCGAGCTTCACCGCCCCGATCTTCGCCAACCTCTTCGCCGATGAAGAGGGCGAGGGCTTCAGCCTGATCTGGTCTCGCCCCAACCGTCGCAACGGCGACTGA
- a CDS encoding helix-turn-helix domain-containing protein, which translates to MDLKEVMAVNLRRIRHVKKMTQEELADGAGLSVRYVGAIERADVSASVTVLGRIAEALGVEATDLVKRTTVHSHRAR; encoded by the coding sequence ATGGATCTCAAGGAGGTCATGGCGGTCAATCTGCGTCGGATACGTCATGTGAAGAAAATGACGCAGGAAGAGTTGGCCGATGGCGCTGGACTAAGCGTCCGTTACGTCGGCGCAATTGAACGCGCAGATGTGTCGGCCAGCGTGACCGTGCTTGGCCGAATCGCGGAGGCGCTCGGCGTCGAAGCAACCGATCTCGTCAAGCGAACGACGGTTCATTCCCATCGGGCTCGATGA
- a CDS encoding DUF2493 domain-containing protein: protein MTADHDNDFEPHHSSSPTDQVLQELQLHGYRPFHDDPDPRGLPEARILAGSVADIFDALVVALSDTRLEPDLDDLLWSMVNVFHRAIDRIERELDDNELAQQRSQREQDGSEIKSVELERLTAEGQTLIERRNAFELMRDQAADEFERHAHSAWRPRNGSKVNHRNLTSAMIDSRDFLAAKKRAENQVLMPRGPKVALTGGLDFNDYRLIWAKLDQVHAKHPDMVLLHGGSPKGAELIAAKWADNRKVPQIAFKPDWTKHAKAAPFKRNDAMLETLPIGVMHFPGTGIQDNLADKAKKLGIPVWRYGGS from the coding sequence ATGACCGCCGACCACGACAACGATTTCGAGCCGCACCACAGCTCATCCCCGACCGACCAGGTCCTCCAGGAACTCCAGCTCCATGGCTACCGTCCCTTCCACGATGATCCCGATCCCCGGGGGCTTCCTGAAGCGCGAATCCTCGCCGGCAGCGTCGCCGACATCTTCGATGCCCTGGTGGTGGCGCTGTCCGATACCCGTCTTGAGCCCGACCTCGACGACCTGCTCTGGTCGATGGTAAACGTCTTCCATCGTGCGATCGACAGGATCGAGCGCGAGCTCGACGATAACGAGCTGGCCCAGCAGCGCTCGCAGCGGGAGCAGGACGGCAGCGAAATCAAATCCGTCGAGCTGGAGCGTCTGACGGCAGAAGGGCAAACGCTGATCGAGCGACGCAACGCCTTCGAGCTGATGCGCGACCAGGCCGCCGACGAGTTCGAACGCCACGCCCATTCCGCATGGCGGCCGCGCAACGGATCGAAGGTCAACCACCGCAATCTGACGTCAGCGATGATCGACAGCCGCGATTTCCTGGCCGCGAAGAAGCGCGCCGAAAATCAGGTGCTCATGCCACGCGGACCGAAAGTCGCGCTCACCGGTGGACTCGACTTCAACGACTACCGGCTAATTTGGGCTAAGCTCGACCAGGTGCACGCCAAGCACCCGGACATGGTGCTGCTGCACGGCGGATCGCCCAAGGGCGCCGAGCTGATTGCCGCCAAGTGGGCCGACAATCGCAAGGTCCCGCAGATCGCCTTCAAGCCCGACTGGACAAAGCACGCCAAGGCCGCGCCGTTCAAACGCAACGATGCGATGCTGGAGACGCTACCCATCGGCGTGATGCACTTTCCTGGCACCGGCATCCAAGACAATCTCGCTGACAAAGCGAAGAAGCTAGGCATCCCGGTCTGGAGGTACGGCGGCTCGTGA
- a CDS encoding cold-shock protein, with translation MALGTVKWFNPTKGYGFIAPDDGGNDVFVHISAVEKAGYTSLVEGAKVSYELVMNRSGKQAAENLRLG, from the coding sequence GTGGCGTTAGGGACTGTTAAGTGGTTCAACCCGACCAAAGGCTATGGGTTCATTGCGCCGGACGACGGTGGCAACGATGTTTTCGTGCACATCTCGGCGGTAGAGAAGGCCGGCTATACCTCGCTTGTTGAAGGCGCGAAGGTCAGCTACGAGCTGGTGATGAACCGCAGCGGCAAACAAGCCGCAGAAAATCTCCGCCTAGGATAA
- a CDS encoding DUF2188 domain-containing protein, with the protein MSKRIHVVPHESGWATRREGALRVGSTHHTQAEATEAARSTALREHGEVVIHRPDGRIRDANSYGNDPFPPKG; encoded by the coding sequence ATGTCGAAGCGCATTCATGTCGTGCCGCACGAATCAGGTTGGGCAACCCGACGTGAGGGGGCGTTGCGGGTGGGGTCCACCCATCACACCCAAGCCGAGGCGACGGAGGCGGCGCGTAGCACTGCGCTTCGCGAGCACGGCGAAGTCGTCATCCACCGTCCCGATGGCCGCATTCGCGACGCCAACTCCTACGGAAACGATCCCTTCCCGCCGAAAGGATAA
- a CDS encoding ParB/RepB/Spo0J family partition protein: MATTVRKITLSPSRDIPFNRLVLSQSNVRRVKAGVSIEELAEDIARRGLLQGLSVRPVVDQVGAETGVFEIPAGGRRYRALELLVKQKRLAKTAPVPCVVRDSGIAEEDSLAENVQRAPLHPLDQFRAFLALREKGQSEEEIAAAFFVSVNVVKQRLKLASVSPTLLDVYAEDGMTLDQLMAFAVSGDHERQEVVFERLKASHDKQPYVIRRMLTEGAVRASDKRALFIGVDAYTAAGGTVLRDLFQGDDGGWMQDVALVDQMVADKLKAESETIAAEGWKWTEVAPDFAYGHAFGLRQLRGEIVTLTAEEEAARNALQAEFDQLSEKHADADELPDEVDERLSELETALEGLESRPVVFDPAEIVRAGVFVSIGAEGELRVERGYVRPEDEPSAEPEPGLAEEDGEAERAKAASYEGGERNVSVEPGAEQEEDEGLSPISDRLMTELTTHRTLGLRHALGEQPQVAFHAALHALTLKTFYHYGSDSCLELDLKSVSFGAQALGLNDSALAEAIRARHERWAKALPKESADLWDALQAWDGDSQAMLFAHVVSLSVNAVHEPWNRRPRALAHADRLARAVDLDMAAAGWKPTVDNFFGRVTKTRILQAVVEAKGQRAADRIEHLKKGDMAAEAQTLLTDTAWLPEPLRTLGRAIGDEPAVESIVEETPEQPSENKLEDEEERTAHNQRAGEQIMAAE, translated from the coding sequence ATGGCGACTACCGTTCGCAAGATCACCCTTTCGCCCTCGCGCGATATCCCCTTCAACAGGCTCGTGCTGAGTCAGTCGAACGTCCGGCGCGTGAAGGCCGGCGTCTCGATCGAGGAGCTAGCAGAGGACATCGCCCGCCGGGGCCTTCTGCAGGGCCTCAGTGTCCGGCCCGTCGTCGACCAGGTCGGCGCCGAGACCGGCGTGTTCGAGATCCCGGCTGGCGGCCGGCGCTACCGCGCGCTGGAGCTGCTCGTCAAGCAGAAGCGCCTCGCCAAGACCGCCCCGGTGCCCTGCGTCGTCCGCGATAGCGGCATCGCTGAGGAAGACTCGCTCGCCGAGAACGTCCAGCGCGCTCCGCTTCATCCGCTCGACCAGTTCCGGGCATTCCTGGCGCTGCGCGAAAAGGGCCAGTCGGAGGAGGAGATCGCTGCCGCCTTCTTCGTCTCCGTCAACGTCGTCAAGCAACGCCTCAAGCTCGCGTCGGTTTCGCCGACGCTGCTCGACGTCTATGCGGAGGACGGCATGACGCTCGACCAGCTCATGGCCTTCGCTGTATCTGGCGACCACGAGCGTCAGGAAGTTGTGTTCGAGCGGCTGAAGGCGTCCCACGACAAGCAGCCCTACGTCATCCGCCGCATGCTGACAGAAGGCGCGGTCCGCGCTTCCGACAAGCGGGCGCTGTTCATCGGGGTTGACGCCTATACTGCCGCCGGTGGCACGGTGCTGCGAGATCTGTTTCAGGGCGACGATGGCGGCTGGATGCAGGATGTCGCGCTCGTCGACCAGATGGTGGCCGACAAGCTGAAGGCGGAATCCGAGACGATTGCCGCCGAGGGTTGGAAGTGGACCGAGGTCGCCCCCGATTTCGCTTACGGCCACGCTTTCGGTCTGCGACAACTTCGCGGCGAGATCGTCACCCTCACTGCCGAGGAGGAAGCGGCCCGCAACGCCTTGCAAGCAGAGTTCGATCAGCTGTCTGAGAAACACGCGGACGCCGATGAACTGCCCGACGAGGTCGACGAACGGTTGTCCGAGCTGGAAACAGCTTTGGAGGGGCTCGAGAGCCGGCCGGTTGTTTTCGACCCGGCCGAGATCGTGCGCGCAGGCGTCTTCGTCAGCATTGGCGCTGAAGGCGAGCTTCGTGTTGAGCGCGGCTACGTCCGGCCCGAAGACGAACCGTCGGCGGAGCCGGAGCCCGGTCTTGCTGAAGAAGATGGTGAGGCCGAACGGGCCAAGGCCGCGAGCTACGAAGGCGGCGAGCGCAACGTGTCGGTCGAGCCCGGCGCCGAGCAGGAGGAGGACGAGGGCCTTTCGCCCATCTCCGACCGGCTGATGACCGAGCTCACCACCCATCGGACACTCGGCCTGCGTCATGCCCTCGGTGAGCAGCCGCAGGTCGCCTTTCATGCGGCCCTGCATGCTCTGACATTGAAGACCTTCTACCACTACGGCTCGGATAGCTGCCTGGAGCTGGATCTGAAGAGCGTGAGTTTCGGCGCCCAGGCGCTCGGCCTGAACGACAGCGCCTTAGCCGAGGCGATCCGCGCTCGGCACGAGCGCTGGGCGAAGGCTTTGCCGAAGGAATCGGCCGACCTCTGGGACGCACTTCAGGCGTGGGACGGCGACAGCCAGGCGATGCTCTTTGCCCATGTCGTCAGCCTGTCGGTCAACGCCGTGCATGAACCCTGGAATCGGCGGCCGCGTGCGCTCGCTCACGCCGACCGTCTCGCCCGGGCTGTCGATCTCGACATGGCTGCGGCGGGGTGGAAACCGACCGTAGACAACTTCTTCGGTCGGGTGACGAAGACGCGAATCCTCCAGGCCGTGGTGGAGGCAAAAGGGCAGCGCGCCGCCGATCGGATCGAGCATCTGAAGAAGGGTGACATGGCTGCCGAGGCGCAGACCTTGCTCACCGACACGGCCTGGCTGCCCGAACCGCTTCGCACGCTGGGCCGAGCCATTGGCGACGAACCGGCGGTCGAATCTATAGTCGAGGAAACTCCAGAGCAGCCTAGCGAAAACAAACTGGAAGACGAAGAAGAGCGGACCGCCCACAATCAGCGAGCCGGTGAGCAGATTATGGCAGCCGAATAA
- a CDS encoding transcriptional regulator domain-containing protein, whose amino-acid sequence MPTQYWRSPETIERLNRLERPGFALEFLRRNADYRRDFARTERQIARGESDPNTIRTSFARRWRLRCRP is encoded by the coding sequence ATGCCGACCCAGTACTGGCGCTCGCCGGAGACCATCGAACGCCTGAATCGTCTTGAGCGCCCGGGTTTTGCCCTCGAATTCCTTCGTCGCAATGCCGACTACCGCCGCGACTTCGCCCGCACTGAGCGACAGATCGCGCGCGGCGAATCCGATCCCAACACCATCCGAACCAGTTTCGCACGTCGATGGAGGTTGCGGTGTCGCCCATGA
- a CDS encoding helix-turn-helix transcriptional regulator, with protein sequence MPEAAQTSAMAGNPVYIAFGNAVSTRRKALSLTQAQLASKVKMSRASIANIESGRQNILLHHVYALATALDFAKVADLLPPMPHKSIGEELKMTLVNEKLSKESLSENAGAQVADLISSALAPRRGSKVGS encoded by the coding sequence ATGCCCGAAGCAGCGCAAACATCGGCGATGGCGGGCAATCCGGTCTATATAGCGTTCGGCAACGCGGTCTCGACGCGGCGCAAGGCTCTTTCGCTGACCCAGGCCCAGTTGGCGAGCAAAGTTAAGATGTCTCGCGCGTCGATCGCCAACATCGAGAGCGGCCGGCAGAACATATTGCTGCACCATGTCTATGCCCTCGCCACCGCGCTTGATTTCGCGAAGGTCGCCGACCTGCTGCCGCCAATGCCGCATAAGTCCATCGGGGAGGAATTGAAGATGACGCTGGTCAATGAGAAGCTTTCGAAGGAGTCGCTGTCCGAGAACGCGGGCGCCCAGGTCGCTGATTTGATCAGCAGCGCGCTCGCGCCACGCCGCGGCTCTAAGGTCGGATCGTGA
- a CDS encoding DUF2285 domain-containing protein: protein MILTPAPPDFETVHSIDRNAFGLSIVGRTDADGRELVVADGSGELHVSLRDEQAARRPAVLVPLDGMGELRADVALHFVRRLSGQRTGLLPAALRLTSFQKRRLIQLLHAFDVHDLGGGPRDVAAKVLASDHAQRRSVEWKDSHARRKANRLIHDSIALVERGYLKLLRGL from the coding sequence TTGATCCTGACGCCCGCGCCGCCGGACTTCGAGACCGTTCATTCGATTGATCGCAACGCTTTCGGACTGTCGATCGTCGGGCGGACAGATGCTGACGGTCGCGAGCTGGTTGTCGCCGACGGCTCGGGTGAGCTCCATGTCAGTTTGCGCGACGAGCAGGCCGCGCGCCGTCCCGCCGTGCTTGTGCCGCTCGACGGCATGGGCGAACTGCGGGCCGACGTGGCGCTACACTTCGTGCGTCGCCTCAGCGGCCAGCGCACCGGTCTTCTCCCGGCGGCGCTGCGGCTGACGTCGTTTCAGAAACGGCGACTGATTCAGCTCCTGCACGCCTTCGACGTCCACGACCTGGGTGGCGGCCCGCGAGACGTGGCAGCGAAGGTGCTCGCCTCCGACCACGCTCAGCGCCGCTCGGTCGAGTGGAAGGATTCTCATGCCCGCCGCAAGGCGAACCGGCTCATTCACGATTCAATCGCTTTGGTCGAGCGCGGCTATCTGAAACTTCTACGCGGCCTCTGA
- a CDS encoding DUF7146 domain-containing protein codes for MADNAHDLARRLGRQAESVCRHYLSAGRREGSYWLVGDVRNTPGRSMFVRLKQSAKGAAGKWTDAATGEHGDLLDVIRESCRLVDFKNVLDEARLFLSLPHPEPEPNQPRLRNSSAARGSPEAARRLFAMSQPIERTLIEAYLRNRGITSLHETGSLRFHPRCYYRPDDHSPTETWPAMIAAVTDLSGELAGVHRTWLDPHGFSEATLGKAPIDTPKRAMGDLLGHAVRFGVAGEVMAAGEGIETMLSLRCALPTMPMVAALSAAHLSAVLLPDTLRRLYIARDDDPAGDGAMATLMDRAQEAGIEAIVISPQLGDFNEDLRLLGFDALRAASRVQIAAQDVARFMELAA; via the coding sequence ATGGCCGATAACGCACACGATCTCGCACGGCGTCTCGGCCGGCAGGCTGAGTCCGTGTGCCGTCACTACCTCTCTGCCGGACGACGGGAAGGTAGCTATTGGCTCGTCGGCGACGTCCGCAATACGCCTGGCCGCTCAATGTTCGTGCGGCTCAAGCAGTCGGCGAAGGGAGCCGCCGGCAAATGGACCGATGCCGCCACCGGGGAACATGGCGATTTGCTCGATGTCATTCGCGAGAGTTGCCGCCTGGTCGACTTCAAGAACGTCCTCGACGAGGCGCGCTTGTTTCTCAGCTTGCCGCATCCAGAGCCCGAGCCCAATCAGCCGCGGCTCCGCAATTCCAGCGCGGCACGAGGATCGCCGGAGGCCGCTCGTCGGCTCTTTGCCATGTCGCAGCCGATCGAACGCACACTCATAGAAGCGTATCTCCGCAATCGCGGCATTACGTCTTTGCACGAAACCGGAAGCCTGCGCTTTCACCCACGTTGCTACTACCGGCCCGACGACCACAGCCCGACCGAGACCTGGCCGGCGATGATCGCCGCCGTCACCGATCTGTCCGGCGAGCTGGCTGGCGTACACCGCACCTGGCTCGACCCGCATGGTTTCAGCGAGGCGACGCTGGGCAAGGCGCCAATCGACACGCCAAAGCGGGCGATGGGCGACCTGCTTGGTCACGCTGTTCGATTTGGCGTCGCTGGTGAAGTCATGGCGGCCGGTGAGGGCATCGAGACGATGCTGTCGCTCCGCTGCGCCCTGCCGACCATGCCGATGGTCGCAGCTCTCTCGGCAGCGCATCTCTCCGCCGTCCTTCTTCCGGATACGCTCCGCCGGCTCTACATCGCCCGGGACGACGATCCTGCCGGTGACGGCGCCATGGCGACCTTGATGGATCGGGCGCAGGAGGCCGGCATCGAGGCAATCGTGATCTCGCCACAGCTTGGCGACTTCAACGAGGATCTTCGCCTGCTCGGATTTGACGCCCTTCGGGCCGCAAGCCGCGTACAGATCGCGGCGCAGGACGTCGCGCGCTTTATGGAGCTGGCGGCATAG